The following coding sequences lie in one Rhizobium binae genomic window:
- a CDS encoding TRAP transporter large permease — MSASLIGLFVVLFMFGILFLRMPVWIALLICGIAGNTLLSRLPVAAAVTGTNAFDTASNYGLSVIPLFILMGEVATNSRLSAELFKAARVILSGIPGGLAVATIGASGAFGAVCGSSVATAATMTRISLPEMREAGYDDGLATASVAAGGSLGILIPPSIILVIYAAISEQPLPQLFAAALLPGILLMLLYVLVALIVARRQKDNVPVDPPATLKDRLLALKDPWQFLVLFIATIGGIYAGVFSPNEAAAVGAFGAILLGFLGRRLTLQGLAHALKVTVITSCVLFTIIIGATIFANFIVQTKLPDLLLAGAQALHLAPWAVMALIIVMYILMGCFLEGIGMVLITVPVFLPVVMSFGYDPIWFAIIVVIVVELGLIHPPVGMNLFIIQAQAPDIKIKQLYVAILPFLLAPFALILLLFAFPQIALWLPMLLY, encoded by the coding sequence ATGAGTGCCTCGCTGATCGGCCTGTTCGTCGTTCTCTTCATGTTCGGCATCCTGTTTCTCAGAATGCCGGTGTGGATCGCTCTTCTCATCTGTGGCATCGCCGGCAACACCTTGCTGTCGCGCCTGCCGGTGGCGGCCGCCGTCACCGGAACCAATGCCTTCGATACGGCTTCCAACTACGGCCTGTCGGTCATTCCCCTGTTCATCCTGATGGGCGAGGTGGCGACGAACAGCCGCCTGTCGGCCGAACTGTTCAAGGCGGCGCGCGTCATCCTGTCCGGCATTCCGGGCGGCCTGGCTGTGGCGACGATCGGGGCATCGGGCGCGTTCGGCGCCGTGTGCGGATCGTCGGTCGCGACGGCGGCGACCATGACGCGGATATCCCTGCCGGAAATGCGCGAAGCCGGTTACGATGACGGTCTTGCCACCGCATCGGTCGCCGCCGGCGGCAGCCTCGGCATCCTGATCCCGCCTTCGATCATTCTGGTGATCTATGCGGCGATCTCCGAACAGCCCTTGCCGCAACTCTTTGCCGCCGCGCTGCTGCCGGGCATTCTGTTGATGTTGCTCTATGTTCTCGTCGCCCTCATCGTTGCCCGGCGCCAGAAGGACAATGTGCCGGTCGACCCGCCGGCAACTCTCAAGGACCGGTTGCTGGCGCTGAAGGACCCGTGGCAGTTCCTTGTGCTTTTCATCGCGACGATTGGCGGCATTTATGCCGGTGTCTTCTCTCCGAACGAGGCCGCAGCGGTCGGCGCCTTCGGCGCGATCCTGCTCGGCTTCCTCGGCCGGCGGCTGACCCTGCAGGGACTGGCGCATGCGCTGAAAGTGACTGTGATCACCAGTTGCGTGCTGTTCACGATCATCATCGGCGCCACGATCTTCGCAAACTTCATCGTCCAGACGAAGCTGCCCGATCTGCTCCTCGCCGGCGCCCAGGCGCTGCATCTGGCGCCGTGGGCCGTCATGGCCCTGATCATCGTTATGTACATCCTGATGGGATGCTTCCTCGAAGGCATCGGCATGGTGCTGATCACGGTGCCCGTCTTCCTGCCGGTTGTCATGAGCTTCGGCTATGACCCGATCTGGTTTGCGATCATCGTCGTCATTGTGGTGGAACTGGGCCTCATCCATCCGCCGGTCGGCATGAACCTCTTCATCATTCAGGCGCAAGCGCCCGACATCAAGATCAAGCAGCTTTACGTGGCGATCCTGCCCTTCCTGCTGGCGCCCTTCGCGCTAATCCTGCTGCTGTTCGCCTTTCCGCAGATTGCACTCTGGCTGCCGATGCTGCTGTATTGA
- a CDS encoding TRAP transporter small permease produces the protein MSVSSAGFSRLLERYFRLLLVIPILALVAMMLITVADVFMRYVFNAPIRGVYDTIEISLLISIYFALPAVILEGHQIVIDLIDGIVPERLVRVMKSVAAIAAVVVLCFMFWSMLKPARNAYDFGDIKLELNFPVWIIWTFALFGLFNSIIAAIAVLFGTGSADGGSLDSEGAL, from the coding sequence ATGTCAGTGTCGTCAGCCGGATTTTCGCGGCTCCTGGAGCGGTACTTTCGCCTGCTCCTCGTCATACCCATTCTTGCGCTCGTGGCGATGATGCTCATCACCGTTGCCGATGTCTTCATGCGCTATGTCTTCAACGCGCCGATCCGCGGTGTCTACGACACCATCGAGATCAGCCTGCTGATCAGCATCTATTTCGCGCTGCCCGCCGTCATTCTGGAGGGTCACCAGATCGTCATAGACCTGATCGACGGCATCGTGCCCGAACGGCTGGTCCGGGTCATGAAGTCCGTCGCGGCCATCGCCGCCGTCGTGGTGCTCTGCTTCATGTTCTGGTCGATGCTGAAGCCGGCCCGTAACGCCTATGACTTCGGCGATATAAAGCTGGAGCTGAATTTCCCCGTCTGGATCATCTGGACGTTCGCCCTGTTTGGCCTGTTCAACAGCATCATTGCCGCAATCGCGGTTCTTTTCGGGACGGGGTCCGCAGACGGCGGATCGCTGGACAGCGAGGGTGCGCTATGA
- a CDS encoding TRAP transporter substrate-binding protein produces the protein MNRYLAGGIAAVTLLLAGTAPASAQTTLKVSSFLPPNNAWQKELEAWGEKLKEKSKGELTLEIFPAAQLGPPNRQYQLVTNGVADIAVILHSATPGRFPMTELAGQPLTFPSTGKTSEIMSRRLTELAPKYLAAEHPDTKILWMAVTPPLKLHTTKTDVTTVGDVNGLRVRYAGKVFQEILEAFGAAPLPIPPGETVDALSKGVADGAMFPYEATKSFNLGSVVKYSLEPGLASATFALVMNQSVFDGLSPDDQKIIEETTGPARAEAFGRRWDASEADGRQYMVDNNVKIETLSDEQIAPFKQAVEPIVKKAVDAVDAAGKPGGAFIAAYTK, from the coding sequence ATGAATAGATATCTCGCAGGCGGCATTGCCGCGGTCACGCTTCTACTCGCCGGCACGGCGCCGGCTTCGGCCCAGACCACGCTCAAGGTTTCGAGCTTCCTGCCGCCGAACAACGCCTGGCAGAAGGAGCTTGAAGCATGGGGAGAGAAGCTCAAGGAGAAGTCCAAGGGCGAACTCACGCTTGAGATCTTTCCAGCCGCTCAGCTCGGCCCGCCGAACCGCCAATATCAGCTCGTCACCAATGGCGTTGCTGATATCGCAGTCATCCTTCATAGCGCGACTCCGGGCCGTTTCCCGATGACCGAACTGGCCGGCCAGCCGCTGACCTTCCCTTCGACTGGCAAGACAAGCGAGATTATGTCCCGTCGCCTGACGGAACTGGCGCCGAAATATCTGGCTGCCGAGCATCCCGATACGAAGATCCTGTGGATGGCCGTTACCCCTCCGCTGAAACTGCACACCACCAAGACGGACGTCACGACGGTCGGCGACGTCAACGGCCTGCGCGTGCGCTATGCCGGCAAGGTGTTCCAGGAAATACTGGAAGCCTTCGGCGCCGCGCCTTTGCCGATCCCGCCGGGTGAAACGGTCGACGCGCTGTCCAAGGGCGTGGCCGACGGCGCGATGTTCCCCTATGAGGCGACGAAATCCTTCAATCTCGGCTCCGTAGTGAAATATTCGCTGGAACCAGGTCTGGCGTCCGCCACCTTCGCGCTCGTCATGAACCAATCGGTCTTCGACGGTCTGAGCCCGGACGACCAGAAGATCATCGAGGAGACGACAGGTCCCGCGCGCGCCGAGGCTTTCGGCCGCCGCTGGGATGCGAGCGAGGCGGACGGACGGCAGTACATGGTCGACAACAACGTCAAGATCGAAACCCTGTCGGACGAGCAGATCGCGCCCTTCAAGCAGGCCGTCGAGCCGATCGTGAAAAAGGCCGTTGATGCCGTGGATGCGGCCGGAAAGCCCGGCGGCGCCTTCATCGCCGCCTACACGAAGTAG
- a CDS encoding fumarylacetoacetate hydrolase family protein yields MKLSTVKIAGRVTWGIVEGETFHDVGAAMKATYPDLKQAVAAGFAGVAEAKAGAATHLTSEVEWLAVIPNPDKILCVGLNYEMHRQETGRSVVENPTIFARYANSQTGHLTPIIRPKVSSDLDYEGELAVIISKPGRYISRENALEHVAGYSIYNDGSVRDFQRHTHQFTPGKNFPDTGAFGPWMMTPDELGDLDPLRIQTRLNGEIVQDATFGMMIFDVARIIEYCSSFTRLEAGDVIATGTPGGVGAKRNPPLWMKPGDIVEVEIDKLGILTNPIGQEA; encoded by the coding sequence ATGAAACTTTCCACCGTCAAGATCGCGGGACGCGTGACTTGGGGCATCGTCGAAGGCGAGACCTTCCACGACGTCGGCGCGGCGATGAAGGCAACCTATCCCGACCTCAAGCAGGCAGTTGCCGCGGGCTTTGCGGGCGTTGCCGAGGCGAAAGCTGGCGCGGCGACCCATCTGACGTCCGAGGTCGAGTGGCTGGCCGTCATTCCGAATCCGGACAAGATCCTCTGCGTTGGCCTGAATTATGAGATGCACCGGCAGGAGACGGGCCGCAGCGTCGTTGAAAATCCGACGATCTTCGCCCGCTATGCCAACAGCCAAACCGGCCATCTGACGCCGATCATCCGGCCGAAGGTGTCGAGTGATCTCGACTACGAGGGCGAACTGGCGGTCATCATTTCCAAGCCCGGCCGCTATATCAGCCGCGAGAACGCCCTGGAACACGTGGCCGGCTATTCGATCTACAATGATGGCAGTGTGAGGGATTTCCAGCGGCACACGCATCAGTTCACGCCGGGCAAGAATTTCCCCGACACCGGCGCCTTCGGTCCGTGGATGATGACGCCGGACGAGCTCGGCGATCTCGACCCCCTGCGCATCCAGACCCGCCTCAACGGTGAGATTGTGCAGGACGCGACCTTCGGCATGATGATCTTCGATGTCGCTCGCATCATCGAATACTGCTCGAGCTTTACCCGGCTGGAAGCCGGTGACGTGATCGCAACGGGCACCCCGGGCGGAGTCGGCGCCAAGCGCAATCCGCCGCTGTGGATGAAGCCCGGCGATATCGTGGAGGTCGAAATCGACAAGCTCGGCATCCTGACGAATCCGATCGGCCAGGAGGCCTGA
- a CDS encoding bifunctional 3-(3-hydroxy-phenyl)propionate/3-hydroxycinnamic acid hydroxylase: protein MTNDKEKSDHYTVLVVGFGPAGAIAAGLLGKLGHRTLVIDRLTDIYDKPRAIAVDHEILRHLDNMGIADEVMPYIAPFTASQHFGAKGQLIRRIDMVPEPFPLGYTPSMVFTQPPVEAVMRRHAEGFDCVDVDLGVELIGLAQNADSVSAELKSADGRVRSVTTDYLIGCDGASSTVRQIADIRLEDLIFDEPWLVIDIQVNDAALAKLPQTSAQFCDPSRPTSFVMGPKNHRRWEIMLLPGENPSEMAKPENVWTLLSPWLTPEDGTLWRAAAYRFHALVAEKWRDGRVFIAGDAAHQQPPFIGQGMCQGLRDVTNLVWKLDRVIKGMSSDGLLETYGVERKRHVIELTGKIKAIGEMICIRDPAQADARDARILAEGGGSPRTITRQEIVPPLQEGLLAGAACPARGTLFPQPEIRRTNGNRLLDKLTGAGWRLIVDGRGDIEVRDVAPLANEIGLSVATIVPPGSGGTSPDALTEKDDVLSGWFDRHETRAALVRPDHYVFATARTQAELVAEIGELKRKLG from the coding sequence GTGACGAACGACAAAGAAAAAAGCGATCATTACACAGTCCTGGTTGTGGGCTTCGGCCCCGCCGGGGCCATCGCCGCAGGCCTTCTGGGCAAGCTCGGCCACCGCACGCTGGTCATCGACCGGCTGACCGACATCTACGACAAGCCGCGTGCGATCGCAGTCGATCATGAAATCCTGCGTCACCTGGACAATATGGGGATCGCCGACGAGGTGATGCCCTATATCGCACCATTCACGGCATCGCAGCACTTCGGGGCGAAGGGCCAGCTGATCCGGCGCATCGACATGGTGCCCGAGCCCTTTCCGCTCGGTTATACGCCGAGCATGGTGTTCACGCAACCGCCGGTCGAGGCCGTGATGCGGCGACATGCCGAAGGCTTCGATTGCGTCGACGTCGATCTCGGTGTGGAGCTTATCGGCCTGGCGCAGAATGCGGACAGCGTTTCGGCAGAGCTCAAGTCCGCCGACGGCCGAGTGAGATCGGTGACCACGGATTATCTCATCGGCTGCGACGGGGCCTCCAGCACGGTTCGGCAGATCGCCGATATTCGTCTTGAGGATCTGATCTTCGACGAGCCTTGGCTGGTGATCGACATTCAGGTGAACGACGCCGCTCTTGCCAAACTGCCGCAAACCTCAGCGCAGTTCTGCGATCCGTCGCGGCCGACGAGTTTCGTGATGGGGCCGAAGAACCACCGCCGCTGGGAAATCATGCTGTTGCCTGGCGAAAATCCGAGCGAGATGGCAAAGCCGGAAAACGTCTGGACGCTTCTGTCTCCGTGGCTGACGCCGGAGGACGGCACGCTCTGGCGCGCGGCTGCCTACCGGTTCCATGCGCTGGTCGCCGAAAAGTGGCGCGACGGGCGAGTCTTCATTGCCGGCGATGCCGCGCACCAGCAGCCGCCCTTCATCGGTCAGGGCATGTGCCAGGGCCTGCGGGACGTCACCAACCTTGTCTGGAAGCTCGACCGGGTGATCAAGGGCATGTCGTCGGACGGTTTGCTTGAGACCTACGGCGTCGAGCGCAAGCGCCACGTGATCGAACTCACCGGCAAGATCAAGGCGATCGGCGAGATGATCTGCATCCGCGATCCCGCCCAGGCGGACGCGCGCGATGCGCGGATTCTTGCCGAAGGGGGCGGAAGCCCGCGGACGATCACCCGTCAGGAAATTGTCCCGCCGCTGCAGGAGGGGCTGCTTGCCGGCGCGGCCTGCCCGGCGCGGGGAACGTTGTTTCCCCAGCCCGAAATTCGACGGACGAACGGAAACCGGCTCCTGGATAAGCTGACCGGCGCCGGCTGGCGGCTGATCGTCGACGGCAGGGGCGACATCGAGGTGCGCGATGTCGCGCCACTGGCGAACGAAATCGGTCTCAGCGTCGCGACGATCGTTCCACCCGGCTCCGGCGGCACTTCGCCCGACGCACTGACAGAGAAGGACGACGTGCTTTCCGGATGGTTCGATCGCCATGAGACGCGCGCCGCACTGGTGCGACCGGACCATTACGTCTTCGCCACCGCCCGCACGCAGGCGGAGCTGGTGGCCGAGATTGGCGAGCTCAAGCGCAAGCTCGGCTGA
- a CDS encoding VOC family protein, giving the protein MSDFPLAGLRSVELSTPDLDASIEFYTRVWGLKEVAREPGKVFLAATGSDHHVLELKPGDAPLLRKITFRARSREALAALERTLVAAGCALLRPFGAADSPAGGERFVVREPQGSTLEFVFGDKTKPERVVPNVPLRLAHVNINSSDIEALTAFYRSALGFRLTDRSKMMAFLCCNSDHHSVVLADADVNGLNHIAFQMPDLESVMRGSGRVKDAGYPIGWGVGRHGPGDNVFAYFVDPTGVVIEYTAEVLQVDENYRFRGPSEWVWPPGRTDHWGIAPQKSDACKKAQLSVTFAGP; this is encoded by the coding sequence ATGTCCGACTTTCCGCTCGCCGGACTGAGAAGCGTGGAACTGTCCACGCCCGATCTGGATGCATCCATCGAATTCTACACCCGCGTCTGGGGGCTCAAAGAGGTTGCCCGGGAGCCGGGCAAGGTCTTCCTGGCGGCCACCGGCAGCGATCACCACGTGCTCGAGCTGAAGCCGGGCGATGCACCCCTCCTGCGCAAGATCACCTTCCGTGCCCGATCGCGAGAAGCGCTCGCCGCGCTGGAAAGGACCCTGGTCGCTGCCGGTTGCGCGCTCCTGCGTCCGTTCGGCGCCGCCGATTCCCCGGCTGGCGGCGAGCGTTTCGTGGTGCGCGAGCCGCAGGGATCGACGCTTGAATTTGTCTTCGGCGACAAGACAAAGCCGGAGCGGGTCGTGCCCAACGTCCCGCTGCGGCTGGCGCATGTGAACATCAATTCTAGCGACATCGAAGCGCTGACCGCGTTCTACCGCTCCGCTCTCGGCTTCCGCCTCACCGACCGGTCGAAGATGATGGCCTTCCTGTGCTGCAACAGCGACCATCATTCGGTCGTGCTTGCCGATGCCGACGTCAACGGCCTCAACCATATCGCCTTCCAGATGCCGGACCTCGAATCCGTCATGCGCGGCTCGGGCCGGGTAAAGGATGCCGGTTATCCGATCGGCTGGGGCGTCGGCCGGCATGGTCCGGGCGACAATGTTTTCGCCTATTTCGTCGATCCGACCGGCGTCGTCATTGAATACACCGCCGAGGTTCTGCAGGTCGACGAAAATTACCGCTTCCGCGGGCCGTCCGAATGGGTTTGGCCGCCCGGGCGCACCGATCACTGGGGCATCGCGCCGCAAAAGAGCGACGCGTGCAAGAAGGCGCAGCTGTCCGTGACTTTTGCGGGTCCATGA
- a CDS encoding amidohydrolase family protein, with protein sequence MEGNAREIGKFAFGRSCACGGIDVHAHVVPYDFPRFAAEAVPKSWPSMQPADGCHRTMVVDGKNYRTVSDACWSVERRIADMDAAGIGLEALSPMPELFSYWMDPQPADDLLRYVNDVIAGMANEGRGRFSGLAAVPLQSLDLAIAELRRAVETLGFAGVEIGSNVNGVPIGDPRFLPFFEEAERLGAAVFVHAVRPAGIDRLVGPGPLQQVLAYPTDIGLAAASCITSNLLLKLPKLRIAFSHGGGTLASLLPRLREGWKIFPALADALQADPYDQARCFYVDSLVYDEPTLRHLLTVFGDDRILIGTDYPFNFHERAPLGRIEAAFEDAALRERLAFANAATFLNLPEAA encoded by the coding sequence TTGGAAGGCAATGCGCGTGAAATCGGGAAATTCGCCTTCGGTCGCAGTTGCGCATGTGGCGGCATCGATGTGCACGCGCATGTCGTTCCTTACGATTTTCCCCGCTTCGCCGCCGAAGCCGTCCCGAAGTCATGGCCCTCCATGCAGCCGGCCGACGGCTGTCATCGCACCATGGTCGTTGACGGAAAGAACTACCGGACCGTCAGCGACGCCTGCTGGTCGGTCGAGCGCCGGATCGCCGACATGGATGCGGCGGGTATCGGCCTGGAGGCGCTTTCGCCGATGCCGGAACTGTTCAGTTACTGGATGGATCCCCAGCCGGCTGACGATCTGCTGCGCTATGTCAATGACGTGATCGCCGGCATGGCGAACGAGGGCAGGGGCCGCTTTTCGGGTCTGGCCGCAGTTCCCCTCCAGTCGCTCGATCTTGCCATCGCCGAACTGCGGCGCGCCGTGGAAACACTCGGGTTCGCCGGCGTCGAGATCGGCAGCAATGTCAACGGCGTGCCGATTGGCGATCCGCGTTTCCTGCCCTTCTTCGAGGAGGCCGAAAGGCTCGGTGCGGCTGTTTTCGTCCACGCGGTTCGGCCGGCCGGCATAGATCGCCTCGTCGGCCCCGGACCACTGCAACAGGTGCTTGCCTATCCGACGGATATCGGACTTGCGGCGGCGTCCTGCATCACTTCCAACCTCCTGTTGAAACTGCCGAAGCTGCGCATTGCTTTCAGCCATGGCGGCGGAACGCTGGCGAGCCTTCTGCCGCGTCTGCGGGAGGGCTGGAAGATATTCCCGGCTCTGGCGGATGCGCTGCAGGCGGATCCCTATGATCAGGCCAGGTGCTTCTATGTCGATTCACTGGTCTATGATGAGCCGACCCTGCGCCATCTGCTGACGGTCTTCGGCGATGACCGTATCCTGATCGGTACGGACTACCCCTTCAATTTCCATGAGCGCGCGCCGCTCGGCCGGATCGAGGCCGCATTCGAGGATGCGGCCCTGCGCGAGCGGCTGGCATTCGCCAACGCCGCCACATTTCTGAATTTGCCGGAGGCTGCCTGA
- a CDS encoding GntR family transcriptional regulator: MRQDTIEKTAEAPATRATGVYERLKADILSAELEPGRKLQLRFLTEHYESGQTPIREALNRLASEELVIGKEQRGFFVKPISLDELQELTKTRCWVEGIALGESIQRADADWEEALLIAHHRLDRTPRSLDPETFRDNPEWERHHRRFHALLIGNCGSKPLIGFCEQLADRLYRYRALSIRKAFRVRKVSDEHAQIFKAAIERRTEDAIALLQNHYRRTADIIRADLGE, from the coding sequence ATGCGCCAGGACACGATCGAGAAAACCGCGGAAGCTCCGGCAACCCGCGCAACAGGCGTCTATGAACGCCTGAAGGCTGACATTCTGTCTGCCGAGCTCGAGCCCGGCCGCAAGCTGCAGCTGCGCTTCCTGACGGAACATTACGAATCCGGTCAGACGCCGATCCGCGAGGCTTTGAACCGCCTGGCGAGCGAGGAACTGGTAATCGGCAAGGAACAGCGCGGCTTCTTCGTCAAGCCGATCAGCCTGGACGAACTGCAGGAGTTGACGAAGACGCGCTGCTGGGTCGAGGGGATCGCGCTCGGCGAATCCATCCAGCGGGCAGACGCGGACTGGGAAGAGGCGCTGCTGATCGCCCATCATCGCCTCGATCGGACGCCACGGTCACTGGATCCCGAAACCTTCAGGGACAATCCCGAATGGGAGCGGCATCACCGCCGCTTCCACGCGCTGCTCATCGGCAATTGCGGCTCAAAGCCGCTGATCGGATTTTGCGAACAGCTGGCGGACCGTCTCTACCGCTACCGGGCCCTGTCGATCCGCAAGGCGTTTCGGGTCCGCAAGGTCAGCGACGAACATGCCCAGATCTTCAAGGCCGCCATTGAGAGGCGGACGGAAGACGCTATCGCGCTCCTGCAGAACCACTACCGCCGCACGGCCGACATCATCCGCGCCGACCTGGGCGAATAA
- a CDS encoding helix-turn-helix domain-containing protein, which yields MIAKNDIPSFFVYGEPSRELDVGFLHVETVMERKSEHFGHVAPHQHPLMGQITYWTEGGGTYRIEDETWNFSAPAVSFVPSCVVHGFDVGEQSDAIVVSVSDDLLRAMAPQVDLSLDVPMLRTGERADPTWSRMDPLLTMIADEYRAGASASEKALVSLVSVVLSLMARLGGAAGLDMASPTVALGLALRRAIDQHYKKDWPVGRYVDLLATTPHLLDKAAREVFGRTIKETLLDRRLLEAKRLLKFTIRPVEDIGREVGFEDPAYFSRFFRKRTGEAPAAWRRRHLRSETE from the coding sequence ATGATTGCAAAAAATGATATTCCATCCTTCTTCGTCTATGGTGAGCCGAGCCGTGAACTTGACGTCGGCTTCCTCCACGTCGAGACGGTCATGGAGCGAAAAAGTGAGCATTTCGGCCATGTTGCTCCACACCAGCACCCGCTGATGGGGCAAATAACCTATTGGACCGAAGGCGGAGGCACCTACCGGATCGAGGACGAGACTTGGAATTTTTCGGCTCCTGCCGTCAGTTTTGTGCCGAGCTGTGTGGTGCATGGTTTCGATGTTGGCGAACAGTCGGATGCTATCGTCGTCTCGGTGTCCGACGATCTTCTGCGGGCTATGGCTCCCCAGGTCGATCTCAGCCTCGACGTACCCATGCTGCGCACGGGAGAACGCGCCGATCCCACATGGTCAAGGATGGATCCGCTGCTCACAATGATTGCCGATGAATACCGCGCCGGTGCAAGTGCCAGCGAGAAGGCGTTAGTTAGTTTGGTTTCCGTCGTGCTGTCGCTGATGGCGCGGCTCGGCGGAGCGGCCGGCCTCGACATGGCATCACCTACCGTGGCATTGGGACTGGCACTACGCCGCGCTATTGACCAGCACTACAAAAAGGACTGGCCGGTGGGACGTTACGTCGATTTGCTGGCGACGACGCCACATTTGCTCGACAAGGCAGCGCGCGAAGTCTTCGGACGTACCATCAAGGAAACGCTGCTTGACCGAAGGCTGCTTGAAGCCAAGCGGTTGTTGAAGTTTACAATCCGACCGGTTGAGGATATCGGCCGCGAGGTCGGGTTCGAGGACCCTGCTTATTTCTCCCGTTTCTTCCGCAAACGTACCGGCGAAGCGCCTGCCGCCTGGCGTCGTCGTCATCTACGGTCGGAGACCGAGTAG
- a CDS encoding 4-hydroxyphenylacetate 3-hydroxylase N-terminal domain-containing protein, which produces MRAEDHRGDSTRPFTGAEYLASLRDGREVYINGERIADVTTHPSMRNSARSIARMYDALHDEKTKDRLTSPTDTGSGGYTHKYFRVAKSSADLVAQQGAIADWARMSYGWMGRTADYKAALMNTLGANADWYGPFKDNALSWHKRAQESVLFMNHAIVNPPIDRHKPADAVKDVFVHITKETDAGIYVSGAKVVATSSALTHYNFLAQSSATVTEDPSLSVMFIVPMNAPGIKMFCRVSYEQTSNTVGHPFDYPLSSRFDENDAILVLDNVFVPWEDVLVLRDAAKILSFHPASGFMHGYCFQGCTRFAVKLDFLAGLLTKALRATGGDAFRGNQAALGEVIALRHMFWSFSNAMAYNPQPWANGAVLPNMEAALSYRTFMSEAYPRVIETVRKVVASGLIYLPSSAKDFGNPEIDRYLAQYVRGSNDMGHIERIKIMKLLWDATGTEFGGRHALYELNYAGAPEEVRLQVLKGAERGGRLKEMEALVDRCMSDYDENGWTGDTWLAPLDEASAIRNAAE; this is translated from the coding sequence ATGCGAGCTGAAGACCACCGCGGAGACAGCACCCGTCCATTTACCGGCGCCGAATATCTCGCCAGCCTGCGAGACGGGCGTGAGGTCTATATCAACGGCGAGCGAATTGCCGACGTCACCACTCATCCGTCGATGCGCAATTCCGCTCGCTCCATCGCTCGGATGTACGATGCTCTGCATGATGAAAAGACGAAGGACCGTCTGACATCGCCGACCGATACCGGCTCGGGCGGATATACCCACAAATATTTCCGGGTGGCGAAGTCCTCCGCCGACCTCGTCGCCCAGCAGGGCGCCATCGCGGACTGGGCGCGCATGTCCTACGGCTGGATGGGCCGCACCGCCGACTACAAGGCGGCGCTGATGAACACGCTCGGCGCCAATGCCGACTGGTACGGCCCGTTCAAGGACAATGCGCTTTCTTGGCACAAGCGCGCGCAGGAATCCGTGCTGTTCATGAACCACGCGATCGTCAACCCGCCGATCGACCGCCACAAGCCGGCCGACGCCGTCAAGGATGTCTTCGTTCACATCACCAAAGAAACCGATGCCGGCATCTACGTATCAGGCGCCAAGGTGGTCGCCACCTCGTCGGCGCTGACCCACTATAATTTCCTCGCCCAGAGCTCGGCGACGGTGACGGAGGATCCCTCGCTGTCGGTCATGTTCATCGTGCCGATGAACGCGCCAGGGATCAAGATGTTCTGCCGCGTCTCCTACGAGCAGACCTCCAACACCGTCGGCCACCCGTTTGATTATCCGCTATCGTCGCGCTTCGACGAGAACGACGCGATCCTGGTGCTCGACAATGTGTTCGTGCCCTGGGAGGATGTGCTGGTACTGCGCGACGCCGCCAAGATCCTCTCGTTCCATCCGGCCTCCGGTTTCATGCACGGCTATTGCTTCCAGGGCTGTACGCGCTTTGCCGTAAAGCTCGATTTCCTCGCTGGGCTGCTGACCAAGGCGTTGCGCGCGACCGGAGGAGACGCCTTCCGCGGCAATCAGGCGGCACTCGGCGAAGTCATTGCGCTGCGCCATATGTTCTGGTCCTTCTCCAATGCCATGGCCTATAATCCGCAGCCCTGGGCAAACGGCGCCGTGCTACCGAACATGGAAGCCGCTCTTTCCTACCGCACCTTCATGTCGGAAGCCTATCCCCGCGTCATCGAGACCGTGCGCAAGGTCGTCGCCTCGGGGCTGATCTATCTTCCTTCCTCGGCGAAGGATTTCGGCAATCCCGAGATCGATCGCTATCTCGCACAATATGTGCGCGGCTCAAACGATATGGGCCATATCGAGCGCATCAAGATCATGAAGCTGCTTTGGGATGCGACCGGCACCGAATTCGGCGGCCGCCATGCGCTCTACGAACTTAATTATGCCGGCGCGCCCGAGGAAGTCCGGTTGCAGGTGCTGAAGGGTGCGGAGCGCGGCGGGCGCCTGAAGGAGATGGAAGCGCTCGTCGATCGCTGCATGAGCGACTATGACGAAAACGGCTGGACCGGCGACACTTGGCTGGCGCCGCTCGATGAGGCATCCGCCATCCGCAACGCGGCCGAGTGA